Proteins from one Gimesia maris genomic window:
- a CDS encoding cytochrome c oxidase assembly protein → MSSYFDLTSSLWKWDSPVWLLVLALTGMYFLLQRGTTGKRLTAFATSMFALVLAYVSPIGVLSDGYLFSAHVIQHLLLLLIVPLFLLLSLSKPAMESLFNRPLMNRLGSVMAVPFLGWLSGLGVMWFWHIPSFCNASTINYSLGIFRDATFLLAGLAFWWPVFSPVKRYHLNPAVAVAYLFSACLACTLLGIYITFTVISVCPAFASPVDRIGILNLLYDQGLTPATDQRLGGLLMWVPPCSLYVTAIMVVLKRWYADIEHVSAPQSTVTPGSLREAHQ, encoded by the coding sequence ATGAGTTCGTATTTCGATCTGACAAGCAGTTTATGGAAATGGGATTCCCCCGTCTGGCTGTTGGTCCTCGCACTGACCGGGATGTATTTCCTGTTACAGCGTGGCACCACCGGAAAACGACTGACAGCATTTGCGACTTCAATGTTCGCACTGGTACTCGCCTACGTCTCCCCGATTGGTGTTCTCTCCGACGGCTACCTGTTCAGCGCACACGTCATCCAGCATCTGTTGCTCTTATTGATTGTCCCCCTGTTTCTGCTGCTCAGTCTGTCTAAGCCCGCCATGGAATCGCTCTTCAATCGTCCGTTGATGAATCGGCTGGGGTCCGTGATGGCCGTCCCGTTCCTGGGCTGGCTCAGTGGTCTGGGAGTGATGTGGTTCTGGCATATCCCCTCTTTCTGCAATGCATCGACCATAAACTACTCACTTGGAATTTTCCGGGATGCCACCTTCCTGCTGGCTGGCCTGGCATTCTGGTGGCCCGTCTTTTCGCCTGTCAAACGGTATCATCTGAATCCAGCGGTGGCAGTCGCATACTTGTTTTCAGCCTGCCTGGCCTGTACGCTGCTGGGCATCTATATCACGTTCACCGTCATCTCTGTCTGTCCCGCGTTTGCCAGCCCCGTCGATCGGATCGGAATTCTGAATCTGCTCTATGACCAGGGACTGACTCCTGCGACAGACCAGCGACTGGGCGGACTCCTGATGTGGGTTCCTCCCTGCTCACTCTACGTGACCGCGATCATGGTCGTGCTCAAACGCTGGTACGCTGACATCGAACATGTCTCGGCTCCACAGTCGACGGTAACCCCCGGTTCTCTCAGGGAGGCACATCAGTGA
- the ctaD gene encoding cytochrome c oxidase subunit I, producing the protein MTTGSVEQPQLTMLEPQPTSTRMLDWVSTLDHKRIGIMYILTAVFYLAVGGFEALLMRIQLAFPNNTFLSPEMFNQLFTMHGTTMVFLVGMPVLTGFANYFVPLMIGARDVAFPRLNSFGFWMFFFGAALLHFSFLTGSAPNAGWFSYVPLSSKAYSSLQGVDYWIIGLLIMGIGSVSGAINIFATIINLRAPGMSLQRVPLFVWMMLMQAILIILALPALNSALAMLLIDRWLGSAFFDPTRGGSAVLWQHYFWIFGHPEVYILILPGFGMISEVIPVFSRKPIYGYTFVAASSVAIVLLGYGVWAHHMFAVGLGMYADIFFAVGSLLIAIPTGIKVFNWTATLWGGEIQFNTSLHFAVAFLLQFVIGGLTGIMFAAVPIDWQLTDTYFVVAHFHYVLIGGLVFALFSAAYYWFPKMTGRMLNERIGILQFWLWVLGFNMTFMVQHFLGLMGMPRRVYTYADNPGWAMLNGIATLGAIFMAVGTLVFLWNIFKSLRSGKIAGDNPWDAFTLEWATTSPPPPENFPVIPEVKSRRPVWDINHPEYADWKKEKTPEDKGRRGNLAKIAAWSFIASEAVFFLLLLVAYVVFNTKLMAPVGEASSPETLSDVTSSVLDVKRTGIFSLFLIASSITFWIAERFLKAGKKSAFVFSLGLTILLGIIFLAGQVWEYTGLLTSDISINTDLFSATFFTVTGFHGIHVTAGVIALFVMLLMGLKGNLTSEKTHVFGAVGVYWHFVDVVWIAVFGIIYLGLLQ; encoded by the coding sequence GTGACGACAGGATCCGTCGAACAACCACAACTCACGATGCTTGAACCCCAGCCGACTTCCACGCGCATGCTGGATTGGGTCAGTACGCTCGACCACAAACGTATCGGCATCATGTATATCCTCACCGCCGTCTTTTACCTGGCGGTCGGAGGCTTTGAAGCTTTGCTGATGCGAATTCAGCTGGCTTTCCCCAACAATACGTTTCTTTCACCGGAAATGTTCAATCAGCTCTTCACCATGCATGGCACCACGATGGTTTTCCTGGTCGGAATGCCGGTACTGACTGGCTTTGCCAATTATTTCGTCCCCCTGATGATCGGTGCTCGCGATGTCGCGTTTCCCCGTTTGAACTCCTTCGGCTTCTGGATGTTCTTTTTCGGAGCGGCCCTGCTGCACTTCAGCTTTCTGACAGGTTCAGCGCCTAACGCAGGCTGGTTCAGCTATGTTCCACTCTCTTCGAAAGCCTACAGCTCTCTGCAGGGAGTGGATTACTGGATCATCGGTCTGCTTATTATGGGCATCGGTTCTGTTTCCGGGGCGATTAATATTTTTGCCACGATCATCAATCTACGGGCTCCCGGCATGAGTCTGCAGCGCGTCCCGCTGTTTGTCTGGATGATGTTGATGCAGGCGATACTCATCATCCTCGCTCTGCCGGCTCTGAACTCGGCACTGGCCATGTTATTGATCGACCGCTGGCTGGGCTCTGCGTTCTTTGATCCGACACGCGGTGGTTCAGCCGTCCTCTGGCAGCATTATTTTTGGATCTTCGGACACCCGGAAGTTTACATCCTGATCCTGCCTGGCTTCGGCATGATCTCGGAAGTCATTCCCGTTTTCTCACGAAAACCGATCTACGGTTATACGTTCGTGGCAGCTTCCTCGGTAGCGATCGTGCTCCTGGGCTACGGTGTCTGGGCACATCACATGTTCGCCGTCGGACTGGGCATGTATGCCGACATCTTTTTCGCCGTGGGTTCACTGCTGATTGCCATCCCCACCGGAATCAAAGTCTTTAACTGGACCGCCACTCTGTGGGGGGGAGAAATTCAGTTTAACACCTCGCTGCACTTCGCAGTCGCGTTTCTGCTGCAGTTCGTGATTGGCGGATTAACGGGCATCATGTTTGCTGCTGTCCCGATCGACTGGCAGTTGACTGATACCTATTTTGTGGTCGCTCACTTCCATTATGTGCTGATCGGTGGACTGGTCTTTGCCTTATTTTCAGCCGCCTACTACTGGTTCCCCAAAATGACCGGACGCATGCTGAATGAACGCATCGGAATTCTGCAGTTCTGGCTCTGGGTTCTCGGCTTTAATATGACTTTTATGGTGCAGCATTTCCTGGGATTGATGGGCATGCCTCGCCGCGTCTACACCTATGCTGACAATCCCGGTTGGGCCATGCTGAATGGAATTGCTACCCTGGGCGCCATTTTCATGGCAGTCGGCACCCTGGTCTTTCTCTGGAATATCTTCAAAAGTTTACGTAGTGGAAAAATTGCCGGCGACAATCCCTGGGATGCCTTCACCCTTGAATGGGCCACCACTTCGCCGCCTCCGCCGGAAAACTTTCCAGTCATCCCTGAAGTAAAAAGTCGACGTCCCGTCTGGGACATCAATCATCCGGAGTATGCTGACTGGAAAAAAGAAAAAACTCCGGAAGATAAAGGCAGACGCGGCAACCTGGCCAAAATCGCTGCCTGGTCATTCATCGCATCTGAAGCGGTCTTCTTCCTGCTGCTCCTGGTCGCATACGTGGTCTTCAATACAAAACTCATGGCACCGGTGGGCGAAGCCAGTTCTCCCGAGACGCTCTCTGATGTGACTTCATCTGTCCTGGACGTCAAACGGACCGGCATCTTCAGCCTGTTCCTGATTGCCAGCAGTATCACTTTCTGGATCGCTGAACGTTTTTTGAAAGCCGGAAAAAAATCTGCGTTTGTCTTTTCCCTGGGTCTCACCATTTTGTTGGGCATCATCTTCCTCGCCGGTCAGGTCTGGGAATATACGGGACTCCTGACGAGTGATATCAGTATCAATACAGACCTGTTCTCAGCAACTTTTTTCACAGTGACCGGGTTCCACGGAATTCACGTGACCGCCGGTGTGATTGCCCTGTTTGTCATGCTGCTGATGGGGCTCAAAGGAAATTTGACATCTGAGAAAACACACGTCTTCGGAGCCGTCGGCGTTTATTGGCACTTTGTCGATGTCGTCTGGATCGCCGTCTTTGGAATTATTTATCTGGGGCTTCTGCAATGA
- the coxB gene encoding cytochrome c oxidase subunit II encodes MNSVIPVLDPASPQAEAINNLFLQVLLISAVIFAIVSGLILIAISRGRRRDTLPEQNFGSEKSEIFWMIGPVIIVIWLVAISANLVITLNAIPQADPDGKTNFNDVDLIVTGHQWWWEVKYPKSGIITANEIHMPAGKEKKFRILVTSADVIHCFWVPQLGRKIDAIPGRDNYIWLQATNPGSYQGRCSEYCGAQHAWMNFKVYADTDEEFQQWVASEKRTTEQPPLLSPLAADGKKYFFQATCPQCHTIQGTEAEATIGPDLTHFANRKEIGAGVIENTSENLALWLKNPQALKPGCKMPDFKLSDTNLKQLVAYLETLK; translated from the coding sequence ATGAACTCTGTGATTCCTGTTCTTGACCCCGCGTCTCCGCAGGCAGAGGCCATTAACAATTTGTTTCTTCAGGTGTTACTCATCAGTGCCGTCATTTTCGCGATCGTATCAGGTTTGATCCTGATTGCCATTTCGCGTGGCCGACGCCGTGACACTCTGCCCGAACAGAATTTTGGTAGCGAGAAATCTGAAATCTTCTGGATGATCGGCCCTGTGATCATCGTCATCTGGTTGGTTGCCATCAGTGCCAATCTGGTTATCACACTGAATGCCATTCCCCAGGCAGACCCCGATGGGAAGACCAATTTCAATGATGTTGATCTGATTGTGACCGGGCACCAATGGTGGTGGGAAGTGAAATATCCCAAATCCGGGATCATTACCGCTAATGAAATTCATATGCCAGCGGGTAAAGAGAAAAAATTCCGCATTCTGGTTACCTCTGCCGATGTGATTCATTGTTTCTGGGTTCCACAACTGGGGCGCAAGATCGATGCCATCCCGGGACGAGATAATTACATCTGGCTGCAGGCAACAAACCCGGGTTCGTACCAGGGACGCTGTTCTGAATACTGTGGTGCTCAGCATGCCTGGATGAACTTCAAAGTCTACGCCGATACAGACGAAGAGTTTCAGCAATGGGTGGCCAGTGAAAAGCGGACGACAGAACAGCCTCCGTTACTCTCTCCTCTGGCCGCTGACGGCAAAAAGTACTTTTTTCAGGCAACCTGTCCGCAGTGCCACACGATACAGGGGACAGAAGCAGAAGCCACGATTGGCCCAGATCTGACCCACTTTGCCAACCGCAAGGAAATTGGTGCAGGCGTCATTGAAAACACATCGGAAAACCTGGCTTTGTGGCTCAAAAATCCCCAGGCACTCAAACCGGGATGTAAAATGCCAGACTTCAAGCTGAGTGATACTAATTTAAAACAACTCGTAGCCTACCTGGAGACACTCAAGTGA
- a CDS encoding serine hydrolase domain-containing protein has product MTSLPIVKPEEIKLDNERLQQAGSLLKEWTAAGSVPGAAIVVGRYGMMVEPQFFGKQGPEKNAKAIRSDGMFLLASITKPIVYMSALRLVERGELVLSLPVTHYIPDFAAHHKESMLVHHLFTHTSGMPDMLENNVALRQSLAPLKQFIHGAIYDTVPLFQPAGTGLSYQSMGTLILAEIIQRLTRKTIAQHVRDEIIKPLGLQNTWLGRGEFPRERLVRVETPEYQTDSNFGWNSPYWQDLGVPWGGMFSSPADMAVICQCMLNYGEVADRRLLSRSMLEMATTNRLNDYPDLPEPIRRSQPWGLGWRLNHPGQSGSWGNLLDRSVFGHTGATGTMVWMDRRRNGFAVLLTTAIRSQAPWRLVKLSNMIASAFY; this is encoded by the coding sequence ATGACTTCACTGCCGATTGTAAAACCAGAGGAAATCAAACTCGACAACGAGCGGTTGCAACAGGCAGGAAGTTTGCTGAAAGAGTGGACTGCAGCAGGCAGTGTTCCCGGAGCCGCAATTGTTGTCGGGCGGTACGGTATGATGGTCGAACCTCAATTCTTTGGAAAACAGGGACCTGAAAAAAACGCGAAAGCCATTCGATCTGATGGTATGTTTCTGCTGGCTTCCATTACCAAACCGATTGTCTATATGAGTGCGCTGCGTCTGGTGGAACGAGGCGAACTGGTTCTCTCACTCCCCGTCACACACTATATCCCCGACTTTGCTGCACACCATAAGGAGTCCATGCTGGTTCATCACCTGTTTACACACACTTCGGGCATGCCTGATATGCTGGAAAATAATGTCGCACTTCGTCAGTCACTGGCGCCGCTCAAACAGTTTATCCATGGAGCCATCTACGATACCGTCCCCCTGTTCCAGCCAGCGGGAACTGGACTCAGCTATCAGAGCATGGGCACATTGATTCTCGCAGAAATCATACAGCGATTGACTCGAAAAACCATCGCACAGCATGTTCGAGATGAAATCATCAAACCACTGGGGCTGCAGAATACCTGGCTGGGACGGGGAGAATTCCCGCGTGAACGACTGGTGCGTGTCGAAACACCGGAATATCAGACTGATTCCAACTTTGGTTGGAACAGCCCCTATTGGCAGGATCTCGGGGTGCCGTGGGGAGGCATGTTCAGTTCCCCCGCTGATATGGCGGTCATCTGTCAGTGCATGCTGAATTATGGAGAAGTGGCAGACCGACGCCTGCTCTCCCGCTCGATGCTCGAAATGGCAACGACCAATCGCTTGAATGATTATCCCGATCTCCCCGAACCGATCCGCCGCTCTCAACCCTGGGGACTGGGCTGGCGCTTAAATCATCCCGGGCAGTCCGGAAGCTGGGGAAACCTGCTCGACCGCAGTGTATTTGGACACACCGGCGCAACAGGAACCATGGTCTGGATGGATCGCCGCCGCAATGGATTTGCGGTACTGCTCACGACTGCCATTCGTTCCCAGGCTCCCTGGCGCCTGGTAAAACTGTCGAACATGATTGCATCTGCGTTTTATTAA
- a CDS encoding heavy metal translocating P-type ATPase — protein MSVSNSNPAKTGSAVWKSLETLIAAFTVIMITAHLILRYGTDCTVFIQNLPLWSVLALGGIPLVWGLLVKMVHREFGSDLLAGISIVVSVLLDEYLAGSLVVLMLSGGEALEAYAVRSASSVLQALSKRMPSVAHKKMETDIQDIALDQIAINDSIAIFPHEICPVDGIVIEGHGVMDESYLTGEPYMMSKTPGSQVLSGAINGEAALVIRAEKRAVDSRYAKIMQVMQSSEQHRPRMRRMADRLGAWYTPLAVLIGLAAWVISGDPVRFLAVMVVATPCPLLIAIPVAIIGSISLAARRAIIVRDPTALETADTCRVIIFDKTGTLTYGEPHLTDQLCAPGFNPLDVLSLVGSLERFSKHPLAGAILQTMQQANTVSHEATEISEPPGQGMQGTVDGHTVQITSRKKLLKQQPELEDQLPPQAGGLECVILIDDQYAGIYRFRDTPRTDGQSFISHLSPRHQIQKTMLVSGDRESEVRYLAEQVGIENVYFSQSPEQKLKIVNSETSQANTIFVGDGINDAPALMAATVGMAFGQNSDVTTEAADVIVMDSSLQKIDEFLHISRRMRRIALQSAIGGMALSMFGMLLAAFGYLPPVAGALSQEVIDVLAVLNALRVAIPPKALIDFNPERPA, from the coding sequence ATGAGCGTGTCGAACTCCAATCCAGCGAAAACGGGTTCAGCAGTCTGGAAATCCCTGGAAACATTGATTGCCGCATTTACGGTCATCATGATCACCGCCCATTTAATCCTTCGATATGGAACAGATTGCACAGTATTCATTCAAAACCTTCCTCTCTGGTCCGTACTGGCGCTGGGGGGAATTCCCCTGGTCTGGGGACTGCTGGTCAAAATGGTTCATCGAGAATTCGGCTCCGACCTGCTGGCGGGAATCTCCATTGTCGTATCCGTTTTACTCGATGAATACCTGGCTGGCTCACTGGTCGTACTGATGCTCTCTGGCGGAGAAGCCCTGGAAGCGTATGCCGTCCGCAGTGCTTCTTCTGTATTACAGGCACTCAGTAAACGCATGCCTTCGGTCGCTCATAAAAAAATGGAGACTGACATTCAGGATATCGCACTGGATCAGATCGCCATTAACGATTCGATTGCCATCTTTCCCCACGAAATCTGTCCCGTAGATGGAATCGTCATCGAAGGGCATGGCGTGATGGACGAATCCTACCTCACCGGCGAACCCTATATGATGTCCAAAACTCCGGGTTCCCAGGTCCTCTCCGGAGCCATCAATGGTGAAGCGGCACTGGTCATCCGCGCGGAAAAACGAGCCGTCGACTCCCGCTATGCCAAAATTATGCAGGTGATGCAGAGTTCCGAACAGCATCGCCCGCGAATGCGACGTATGGCCGATAGACTCGGTGCCTGGTATACGCCACTGGCTGTGCTGATTGGATTGGCTGCCTGGGTCATCTCGGGCGACCCGGTTCGCTTCCTGGCGGTCATGGTAGTCGCCACTCCCTGTCCACTGCTGATCGCTATCCCGGTCGCCATCATCGGCTCCATCTCACTGGCCGCACGCAGAGCCATCATTGTCCGTGACCCCACGGCGTTGGAAACAGCGGACACCTGCCGCGTCATCATCTTCGATAAAACAGGCACTCTAACCTATGGAGAGCCTCATCTCACCGATCAACTCTGTGCACCCGGTTTCAATCCCCTGGATGTCCTCTCACTCGTTGGCAGCCTGGAACGTTTCTCCAAACACCCCCTCGCCGGCGCAATTTTGCAGACGATGCAGCAGGCAAATACCGTCAGTCATGAAGCAACCGAAATCAGTGAGCCTCCAGGACAGGGGATGCAGGGAACCGTCGACGGACATACCGTGCAGATCACCAGTCGCAAGAAATTACTCAAACAGCAGCCAGAACTGGAAGATCAACTTCCCCCGCAGGCGGGAGGACTGGAATGTGTGATCCTGATCGATGATCAGTACGCGGGCATTTATCGATTTCGTGACACCCCGCGAACCGACGGACAGTCTTTCATCTCTCACCTTTCGCCGCGGCATCAGATCCAGAAGACCATGCTGGTTTCCGGTGACAGGGAATCAGAAGTCCGTTATCTGGCCGAGCAGGTCGGAATTGAAAATGTCTATTTCAGCCAGAGCCCCGAACAGAAACTGAAAATTGTCAATTCGGAAACCAGCCAGGCGAATACAATCTTTGTCGGCGATGGCATCAACGATGCACCGGCACTCATGGCGGCAACAGTCGGCATGGCCTTTGGTCAAAACAGTGATGTGACTACCGAAGCCGCCGATGTCATTGTCATGGACAGTTCGCTGCAGAAGATTGACGAATTCCTGCACATCAGCCGCCGGATGCGTCGCATCGCATTACAGAGTGCCATCGGAGGCATGGCGTTGAGTATGTTCGGCATGCTGCTGGCGGCCTTTGGATATCTCCCTCCCGTAGCTGGTGCGTTGTCCCAGGAAGTGATCGATGTACTCGCCGTGCTCAATGCACTGCGAGTCGCCATTCCACCAAAGGCGCTCATTGATTTCAATCCCGAACGTCCCGCCTGA
- a CDS encoding ZIP family metal transporter translates to MTGVLEVIVLTTLAGVTIPVGGFLARIEHIHPQWLDDEFRHSVIAFGGGVLLAAVALVLVPEGIAELPPWIASLAILSGGICFMFTDIYLAKHRSSAAQLLAMLLDFVPESMALGASFATNSQSVGLLLAILIGLQNLPEGFNAYRELDSSSTMKKSAILPGFCLLVLLGPLSGLTGYYLLALFPRLVGLIMLFAAGGILYLTFQDIAPQAQIKQRWAPSLGAVVGFVFGLIAQMVIA, encoded by the coding sequence TTGACCGGTGTACTGGAAGTCATTGTACTGACCACACTCGCTGGGGTTACAATTCCAGTGGGTGGTTTTCTTGCCAGAATCGAACACATACACCCCCAGTGGCTGGATGACGAGTTCCGGCACTCGGTCATCGCTTTTGGAGGCGGTGTACTGCTGGCCGCAGTTGCCCTGGTACTGGTACCGGAAGGCATCGCTGAACTGCCACCCTGGATTGCCTCCCTGGCTATTCTGTCGGGTGGCATCTGCTTTATGTTTACTGACATTTACCTGGCGAAGCATCGCAGTTCTGCTGCACAGTTGCTAGCCATGTTGCTCGACTTTGTTCCAGAATCAATGGCATTAGGAGCATCTTTCGCCACCAACAGTCAATCAGTCGGACTGCTGCTGGCCATCCTGATTGGCCTGCAAAACCTGCCTGAAGGTTTCAACGCCTATCGAGAACTGGATAGTTCCTCAACCATGAAAAAGTCGGCCATCCTGCCCGGTTTTTGTCTACTCGTCCTCTTGGGACCTCTATCAGGACTGACCGGTTATTATCTGCTGGCTTTATTCCCCAGACTGGTGGGACTGATCATGCTCTTCGCAGCAGGAGGCATTCTTTATCTTACCTTTCAGGATATCGCGCCGCAGGCGCAGATCAAACAACGCTGGGCTCCTTCACTGGGTGCCGTAGTCGGATTCGTATTCGGACTGATCGCCCAGATGGTCATCGCCTGA
- a CDS encoding cytochrome-c peroxidase produces MKSIVLNQCHSILKFSIACGMMMGLLSQSNLQAAEKQTAKKSNKVMLGTAELTSGIPGKGPLTEKEIKDWLSDSANHEVLEITLPLGLNAGAGQIVGLKENPLTRAKIELGRQLYFDPRLSADNTISCASCHHPDEGFGRHTKFGIGIRDLEGGRNSPVSYNRILSGPQFWDGRAATLEEQAVGPIANPIEMGHTHEAVVKSIREIPGYRLQFHKIFNDGVNIDNIGKAIAAFERTLVSGPSPFDYYEQLRPFLKLDKEDLEDFKEEYTAALSLAEAHPMSESAKRGRELFFSEKVNCAACHLGPNLADEKYHNLGIGMSAEEPDLGRYVVTKKEEDKGAFKTPTIRNVEFSAPYMHDGSLETLDEVVEHYNKGGDPNPYLSEKIKKLNLSDQDKKDLVAFMKACSGPFTKVESGRLPQ; encoded by the coding sequence ATGAAATCCATCGTTCTCAATCAATGTCATTCCATTTTAAAATTCAGCATCGCTTGCGGAATGATGATGGGCTTACTTTCGCAGAGCAATCTTCAGGCTGCTGAAAAACAAACCGCGAAAAAATCAAACAAAGTCATGCTGGGGACAGCAGAGCTGACCTCAGGAATTCCTGGAAAAGGCCCCTTGACGGAAAAAGAGATCAAGGACTGGCTGAGCGACTCCGCAAACCATGAAGTACTGGAAATCACATTGCCGCTGGGATTAAATGCCGGGGCGGGCCAGATCGTAGGACTCAAAGAGAATCCGCTCACGCGTGCAAAAATTGAGCTGGGACGTCAGTTGTATTTCGACCCGCGTCTCTCTGCAGATAACACCATCAGTTGTGCAAGCTGCCATCATCCCGATGAAGGCTTTGGACGTCACACGAAATTTGGCATCGGAATCAGAGACCTTGAAGGGGGACGTAACTCTCCCGTCAGTTACAACCGAATTCTGAGTGGTCCCCAGTTCTGGGATGGACGTGCCGCCACTCTGGAAGAACAGGCCGTCGGCCCCATCGCCAACCCGATTGAGATGGGACACACTCATGAAGCCGTCGTCAAATCCATCAGGGAAATCCCCGGTTACCGACTTCAGTTCCACAAAATTTTCAATGATGGTGTCAACATTGATAATATCGGCAAGGCCATTGCCGCCTTCGAACGCACACTGGTCTCAGGCCCTTCCCCCTTCGATTATTACGAACAGCTGCGTCCGTTTCTGAAACTGGATAAAGAGGATCTGGAAGACTTTAAAGAAGAATACACGGCGGCCCTCTCGCTGGCGGAAGCACATCCGATGTCAGAAAGTGCCAAGCGGGGGCGCGAACTCTTTTTCAGCGAGAAGGTCAACTGTGCCGCCTGCCACCTGGGCCCCAACCTGGCTGATGAAAAATACCACAATCTGGGAATCGGGATGTCTGCCGAAGAACCGGACCTGGGACGTTATGTCGTCACGAAAAAAGAAGAAGACAAAGGCGCCTTCAAAACTCCGACGATTCGAAACGTCGAATTCAGTGCTCCCTATATGCATGATGGATCCCTGGAGACACTTGATGAAGTCGTCGAACATTATAACAAGGGAGGCGACCCTAATCCTTATCTGAGTGAAAAGATCAAGAAGCTGAATCTTTCTGATCAGGATAAGAAAGACCTGGTTGCCTTCATGAAAGCCTGCAGTGGTCCCTTTACCAAAGTCGAATCGGGACGCCTGCCTCAGTAA
- a CDS encoding ABC transporter ATP-binding protein, which produces MSTNSPSSRQQFEEYKKEFQEAHVAPQGNASTTRDRSSWELVKSFLGLLKVHRWPVILSLSTLTVATLLALIPPAATKFVVDYVLQKKPLPKLMPAWFPHEPWPMLVTITVTVIIISLIRIGLQIWGRWHATRVTKMIQMKVRKDVFAQAVRLPLHRVQELKSGGAASILREDAGSVGELVFGMLYNPCRAIIQLLGSLVILAWVDWRLLLGALFLVPLVYLSHRTWISRIRPQHRKIRAQRVAVDALATESFGGMRVVRAFGRQRSETSRVLRGNHLMGRQELYAWWWSRFIEIVWETLIPVASACLLLYGGWQVLQGELTLGDLVMFLAYLLMLLGPLAVLAQSAAQFQNSLSGFDRVLELLDEPREMESATARTITKAEIEGQVTFENVSFQYPNSQQYALREVSLDIAPGETIALVGPSGAGKTTFCNLVARFYDPTSGRVLLDGHDLIDFDVESYRNQIGVVEQDVFLFDGSIADNIGYGDRKATIEQIQYAAEIANADEFIRTLPNGYQTLIGERGVKLSGGQRQRLAIARAILADPKILILDEATSNLDTESERLIQDSLTTLMQNRTCFVIAHRLSTITHASRIVVFEGGRIIESGSHEILMETGGKYKEMVLLQTSPAEVS; this is translated from the coding sequence CAGGGGAACGCTTCCACAACGCGAGACCGCTCCTCCTGGGAACTGGTCAAGAGCTTTCTGGGTTTGCTTAAAGTGCATCGCTGGCCTGTGATATTATCTCTGTCAACTCTGACTGTCGCGACATTACTTGCTCTGATCCCGCCAGCAGCGACAAAATTCGTAGTTGACTATGTTCTCCAAAAAAAACCACTGCCGAAATTGATGCCGGCCTGGTTCCCGCACGAACCCTGGCCGATGCTGGTCACGATCACTGTGACAGTGATTATTATTTCCCTGATTCGCATCGGACTGCAGATCTGGGGACGCTGGCACGCAACTCGTGTGACCAAAATGATTCAGATGAAAGTTCGCAAAGATGTCTTCGCGCAGGCAGTCCGACTGCCTCTCCATCGGGTGCAGGAACTCAAATCGGGAGGTGCCGCGAGTATTTTACGCGAGGATGCCGGCAGTGTAGGTGAACTTGTTTTCGGCATGCTTTACAATCCCTGTCGTGCCATCATCCAACTGCTGGGCAGCCTGGTGATTCTCGCCTGGGTCGACTGGCGACTTCTGCTGGGAGCACTCTTTCTCGTTCCCCTGGTCTATCTGTCACACCGGACCTGGATCAGTCGTATCCGTCCACAACATCGAAAAATCCGGGCACAGCGTGTTGCTGTTGACGCTTTGGCCACGGAGTCCTTCGGGGGCATGCGCGTGGTCCGTGCCTTTGGACGCCAGCGATCAGAAACCAGCCGCGTTCTGCGTGGCAATCACCTGATGGGACGCCAGGAACTCTATGCCTGGTGGTGGTCTCGTTTTATCGAAATTGTCTGGGAAACCCTGATCCCTGTCGCTTCCGCCTGCCTGCTGCTCTACGGCGGCTGGCAGGTTCTGCAGGGTGAATTAACACTCGGCGACCTGGTCATGTTCCTGGCTTACCTGCTGATGCTGCTTGGTCCCCTCGCGGTACTCGCACAAAGTGCAGCGCAGTTTCAGAACAGCCTGTCCGGCTTCGATCGCGTACTGGAACTTCTCGACGAACCCCGCGAAATGGAATCTGCTACCGCGCGGACGATCACGAAAGCGGAAATTGAAGGTCAGGTTACATTTGAAAATGTCAGTTTTCAGTATCCAAATTCTCAACAATATGCATTACGGGAGGTTTCACTCGACATTGCTCCGGGTGAAACCATTGCACTGGTAGGTCCCAGCGGTGCCGGTAAAACAACGTTTTGCAATCTGGTTGCCCGTTTTTATGATCCCACTTCAGGACGGGTTCTGCTTGATGGTCACGATTTAATTGATTTTGATGTGGAAAGCTACCGGAATCAGATCGGCGTCGTTGAACAGGATGTGTTTCTGTTCGATGGCTCGATCGCTGATAATATTGGATACGGAGATCGCAAAGCGACCATCGAACAGATTCAATATGCGGCAGAAATCGCGAATGCAGACGAATTTATCCGAACCTTACCAAACGGCTATCAGACTCTCATCGGTGAACGCGGTGTTAAATTGAGTGGCGGACAACGACAACGACTGGCGATCGCTCGCGCCATTCTCGCAGACCCCAAGATATTAATTCTTGATGAAGCCACCAGCAATCTGGACACTGAAAGCGAACGGCTGATTCAGGACAGCCTCACAACGCTCATGCAGAATCGCACCTGCTTTGTAATTGCACACCGCCTGAGCACAATCACACACGCCAGTCGGATTGTTGTTTTTGAAGGGGGACGCATCATCGAAAGTGGGTCACATGAAATCTTAATGGAAACCGGCGGCAAATATAAAGAGATGGTGCTGCTGCAAACCAGCCCCGCAGAAGTTTCCTGA